In Telopea speciosissima isolate NSW1024214 ecotype Mountain lineage unplaced genomic scaffold, Tspe_v1 Tspe_v1.0079, whole genome shotgun sequence, the following are encoded in one genomic region:
- the LOC122647579 gene encoding uncharacterized mitochondrial protein AtMg00810-like encodes MDGVKPVQTPMATSAQLSQSTGKPHEDATLYRSTVGALQYATLTRPDISYLVNKVCIFLKAPTDDHWQAVKSILRYLKATVSHGLLLSRSSSNRLMAYSDVDWAGCIDDRKSTGGFAIFMGENLISWSARKQPTIAQSSTEFKY; translated from the coding sequence ATGGATGGGGTCAAACCAGTGCAAACACCAATGGCCACTTCGGCTCAACTATCTCAATCCACCGGCAAACCACATGAGGATGCTACTCTATACCGCAGTACTGTTGGAGCATTGCAGTACGCTACCCTAACAAGGCCGGACATCTCTTACTTAGTAAACAAAGTATGCATATTTTTAAAAGCCCCAACAGATGACCATTGGCAGGCAGTCAAGAGCATTCTGCGATATCTCAAAGCCACTGTGTCGCATGGTTTGCTTCTCTCTCGCAGTTCATCCAATCGCCTAATGGCCTACAGTGATGTAGATTGGGCCGGATGCATTGATGATCGGAAATCAACAGGTGGGTTCGCCATTTTCATGGGCGAAAATCTAATATCATGGTCTGCTCGAAAGCAACCTACCATAGCTCAGTCTTCAACTGAGTTCAAGTATTGA